Proteins co-encoded in one Brevinematia bacterium genomic window:
- the glnA gene encoding type I glutamate--ammonia ligase — MFKDKTEALKFIKEQNVEIVDLRFMDFPGLWQHFSVPASAVDEEIFDRGLGFDGSSIRGWQSINESDMILTPDPTTAFLDPFMQHKTLVFICDIKDPITGKDYTRDPRHIAKKAEAFLKSTGIGDQAYFGPELEFFIFDKAYFDQNSHSGYYFIDSDEAIWNSGTERNIDGTFNRGYKIRHKEGYFPVPPHDSLQDIRSEMVSVIEGYMNISVETHHHEVATAGQCEIDFKFDTLTKSADNLLKVKYAIKNVAWRRGKTVTFMPKPIFGDNGTGMHTHQSIWKDGKNLFAGDKYAGLSQEALWYIGGLLKHAKAIAAFTNPSTNSYKRLVPGFEAPINLAYSARNRSAAVRIPVYSTSPKSKRIEYRPPDATANPYLAFSAMLMAGIDGIRNRIDPGEPIDKNIYDLPPEEKAKIPQYASSLEDALKSLEEDHEFLLQGDVFTKDVIETWIEYKYNAEVKAVAQRPHPYEFILYFDV, encoded by the coding sequence ATGTTTAAAGATAAAACCGAAGCTTTGAAGTTTATCAAGGAACAAAATGTTGAGATAGTTGACCTTAGGTTTATGGATTTTCCGGGTTTATGGCAACATTTTTCAGTACCCGCTAGTGCTGTTGACGAAGAAATATTTGACCGTGGGTTAGGATTTGACGGTTCTTCTATAAGGGGATGGCAGAGTATCAACGAAAGTGATATGATTCTCACCCCAGATCCGACTACTGCATTCCTAGACCCATTTATGCAACATAAAACCTTAGTATTTATATGCGATATCAAAGATCCCATAACCGGCAAAGATTACACAAGAGATCCCCGACACATAGCTAAAAAAGCCGAAGCTTTCTTGAAATCAACTGGCATTGGAGACCAGGCATACTTTGGACCTGAGCTTGAATTTTTCATATTTGACAAAGCATACTTTGATCAAAACTCCCACAGTGGATACTACTTCATTGACTCGGACGAAGCAATATGGAACAGTGGTACAGAAAGAAATATTGACGGCACCTTCAACAGGGGATATAAAATAAGACACAAGGAAGGATACTTTCCAGTCCCTCCCCATGACTCTCTGCAAGATATAAGAAGTGAAATGGTAAGCGTAATTGAAGGCTACATGAACATAAGTGTAGAAACGCATCACCACGAAGTTGCTACTGCTGGACAATGCGAAATTGACTTTAAGTTTGATACCTTGACAAAAAGTGCAGACAACTTGCTCAAGGTCAAATATGCAATAAAGAACGTTGCATGGAGAAGAGGTAAAACCGTCACATTTATGCCAAAACCAATATTTGGAGACAATGGAACTGGCATGCACACGCATCAGAGCATATGGAAGGATGGTAAAAACCTCTTTGCTGGCGATAAATACGCAGGCCTATCACAAGAAGCACTCTGGTATATCGGCGGACTCCTAAAACACGCAAAGGCAATTGCAGCATTTACAAACCCATCCACAAACTCATACAAGAGACTTGTCCCAGGATTTGAAGCACCAATAAACCTAGCATACTCTGCAAGAAACAGAAGTGCAGCTGTTAGAATCCCTGTCTACTCAACTTCCCCAAAGTCAAAAAGAATTGAATACAGACCCCCAGATGCAACCGCTAACCCCTATCTCGCCTTCTCAGCTATGCTTATGGCCGGCATTGACGGCATCAGAAACAGAATTGACCCCGGAGAACCAATTGATAAAAACATCTACGACCTACCACCAGAAGAAAAAGCTAAGATACCTCAATATGCATCCTCCCTTGAAGATGCTCTAAAATCGCTTGAAGAGGACCACGAATTTCTCCTACAAGGGGATGTCTTCACAAAAGATGTCATTGAAACTTGGATAGAATACAAATATAACGCAGAAGTAAAAGCAGTAGCACAAAGACCCCACCCATACGAATTCATACTCTATTTTGATGTGTAA